AATGATGTGCGGTTTGGTGACCAATGCTGTCACAACGGAAACAGCAGTAGTGCACAATGACTCCACATTCATAGCATGTGAGCAGATTTAAGTGCCCcgatagatttttttttgttttcgtttgttgTTTTACTGCGAAGGCAGTGCTACGGAACCAAGCACCCCGTGATTACGATCGCTATTGAAATGAAGCCTCCAGCCCAAGCTTGTGCCCACCAGTGTCACCAGCTCGCGTCATCTCAGGCGCCAGCATCACCCGAGACTTGCGCGGCGAGCTAGAGGATCGGCTTCCTAGATGACGCCATTTTGTCGTTCTCGCAGTGCTCGCAGCGCCGCGGTGCAGCCTTTCTCAATGCAATGAAACACATCAGCTGCCATTTCTAGACTTCTATGGTCCTGACAACGGCTGTCAGAAACAATTAAAATTCGAAATTGCCCACATTTTTACCCTGAAAGACTGCCATGTTGCGTTGGCGCTTGTAGGAATAAAAAAGAAGGTCGCGGAAAGCGCGAGGCCAGTTAAGCACGGAGCGAGACAACCGTTGTTTAGCTAACAATGTGTCCTTTAATATTGCGTAACTGCTCTACGCGTAGAACAAAACACAGGCCCCCAAAACTGAGCACGCGAAAGCTCTGTACTAAGTAGCCTGTACATTAAAGATGGCTTCACAAGGAAAGGTACTTGGTGTGAAGCTCTTTGCACTCTTGaaattttttaaacatttttttattttctatttgcaGTACATTACATGGTTACAAGTATATATAAGAAAGTGTGTTGGGACAGGGGAAGAAGATTGAAAGATAAAACATCCCAGCCTCTGCCACTGTGTATAACGGGCACACTGGTAACGTACTTTCACGAGTAAAAAAGATAGCATTACTTATGTGCCATAGGAACGgcagataaaaagaaaagaagcaataAAAGAGAAATGTAGAGTAATAGGATGCAATACACAGCAGCTAAGGACAGAACTGCATTAATTATCTAGGAATCCAAATATGTGCTGCTTTAACATTTTTTTAACCTTATACAATGGCATTAGTGATTTCAGTGGACATAGCAAAGAAGTGATTTGTTTGCCATAATTAGTCTGTGCTATGGTTTGGCACGAAATTGTTTAGCAAAGCATACATGTCTTATATTACAATTATTATATTCTCAGGAACCAAATTTACACAAATATATTAACTGAATACCTGAAATATGTCTAGCCTTTCAAGAGCGGCGATACACAGTGAACAGAACAAAGGCACAGATGAGAAAGATGATTTTATACTAAGATAcaacccaaaaaaaaaaaaacagcagttgctaacccTCGGCTACGGTCAGCGGCCTACTGTACTACTTTGccagccagtcacaaaagtaaatgaaatcagctttttaatgtttgactttattaaacaagccaagtatcaaaattctagagcttataacttttttgtGATTAGTTTCTTGTTATGGTAACAAGAGTAGCCTTAACAATGGACtattttttttgtcgtggaggaatttcgtgtggcggtcctgaatgtgggcggagtttCACTGCAGACTGAAGTTGTATCAGACCATAAGCACTTTTTTTACatagaaatgacaaaaaaaaccTTTGCCAAAGCCAACCTCTGGCAGAAAAGGCATAGCAATTTTAGAAGACTGGTACCACAATAAAAGACGGCCATTCCTTGGCGGTCCTCTGCCACAGTCAATGCCTAATCACATCAGACACCCTGAGGTACGCAGTAATCGCATTCCAGCACTCGCTATTCAAATCGTCAACTTGCATATGTCCGCTAGGGTAGCAGCAGAGGTCCTGACACACCACCCCAGTTATGAAAAGATAGTTACTCCTTATGAAATGCTTTGCAGATTGCACCATTGCTGCAGCTTCTGCCCGAGATTTTCCAGACGCTGCTGCAACACGCTGAACGAAGCAAGGCAGTCCTTGCAGCGATTCAAAAGTCTCTGCTCGCCGTCTGCTGATGCAGGTCTCAAGCACAAACTGCACTGCACAGTTCCAGCTGCTTAGGTTCCGGTCCACGCATTCATCGACAGCTATGGTTGAGCAACTGACAATATCCCTTTCACGAACAATGGAAAAATGAGTTAAAGTACGGTTTTCCTTAAGCCCACTGGCAATGACATCTACACACGATAGATCTACATTAATGCAGTTGAGCAGCAGTTCCTCTAGAGTATCGTTCTTGGACAAAATCTCTGAAAGAGactctgctgctttggtgctcaAATAGTCGATCCTCAAGGAAAGTTTTGTTACAGTCCTGTTCTTTAACAAAGCTTTGGCCACAAAGATGCAAGCTCCAGAGGAGATACTGTCTTCTTGCAAGCTGAGGCTCACAATGGACTGGTTCTTGCGGATCGCTTCATGCACATGATGATGTCTTGCCTGGGTGAAGTTGGAATCAATGAATTTCACAGAGAGTGACTGCACGGTGCTCGAGACGAGCGCTAAGCACACCTGTGAGAGTGACTCAATCGAGAAACGACTGGAGTCAATATGACATTCTAGTGGACAAAGTGACGGCTGCTGCAGCGCATTTACAAGGCTCGGCATGCTGGTCTCGTCCCAGGGCATCCCCACACGGTGGTAGCAACTGGCTGCTGCCACCTGCTCGGAAAGCCTGGCCCTGCAAGGAGAAGCATTTGTGCACCaattagtttttttgtttttttttcacaagcagTGTGCACTTAGTACAGCTCTGGCATTGAACAACAGGAGGGAAGCTCTCTAAATGTTCAGATTAGTTTTATGTGAATTTAGTGAGCAAACCAAGTAATCTTGTCATCAAAAACTATGTGCCTTTTACACTCGTTAAAACACCAGAAACCTTCAACACAAAGTCAGACATGTCTATTCCATAAAAAGCTTAAGGGGACACTGACGTGACAGCATTAATGAGTCCCTTCAGCGGCCTCTTTCAGGGTCCTCTTTGTACATCACTTCGCCTAAGTTCTGCTTATATGTCAATATATATGCAACATTGGTCATTCTTTACAATACATTCACAAATGAGAATGGTCCTCATACTACTACTGTTGCAGTGGAGCAGCGCTTAAGCGATATTCCACTGCCCAGCAGGTGGctctttcaaacacagccaccgttgTGCATTgcatgtggagaggaggaggaaacggttgaatacttgatacttttctgtaaagggcttcacccttcagtggaaagcagcagggctgatttatccaaggaactggggtttaaggatagtgaagggaaaggagattttaagcgggtagaagtaactgagcgaaggttatctgattggaggctaaaatcaagacaacagtAAAATTTCTTAAGtcctggctaggtggcttgagccaccgcccgatttaaagggttcaggcttatccatccttccatccatgcACTGGTGGAGCTTGCGAGACCCAGGCTGCACTTCCTGAGCAATCTCTCGTGACTAAacattactttaactgccacctgccatggtgggtagtttgctcacaatctggtgggcacgttgtgatgtaCAAGGTCATATGACCTAGGTGGCTGATGGGCAACCTGCTTTCTGCTCACTAGGGCGCTGTCGCTGATGAATTTTCGGCAGAATGGCAGCCCTAACACTATCACGTTAAAACCCTGTGTCCTTCCAGCACATAAGGCTCAAAATGGCAAGTTTTCATTTAGTGTTGCTAGTGAAAGTGAATGCTGGCAATGAATTACCTAAGGGGTTGGCCTGCATGTTAGAGAAGGTCTTGGCTCCTACTAGGCACAAGGGGAGTGGAACAGGGAATAAAACATGTAAAAATTGCCGACTTCGTACTCAGGACTACAAAACGTGACAGTACGTGGCTCGGGATATTACTCCTGCAACACTCCTACCGCACTAAGTAAGACATGGAGTCCTTCGGAGTGCCAGTTCAGAGACCAACTGGAAGACAGTGTCACCAATCATTGTGCTACGTTTCCAGGCCAGCGTTTCCAAAGAAAGGCACCATATTTGGATCTGTCACCtagattttaaaaaggcaagtGCTGCAGTGAAATGCAGCATTGAACAAGACCAGTTGTAGAAGTGCTGTCTGAGTGCAAGCAAGCCATAATTTTAGCCAGAAGAACCACTAACATACTGCTACATATCACTTAAACATTTGGTACTTTGAGTGTACCTATTAGACTGGAGTGCACCAAGTTGTCGGGGGGCCCACATCAGATGTTTTCATTTGCAAAGGAGGTTTTAGGGCACcaacagcaaaaataaataaaaaatagcaaCACACCAAAAGCAAATTCTCCAAGTCCTGTGTACTAGGCTAATAGATAATGAAGTGCACAGAATTAGTAACCCACAAGCAATTACTTGTGATAAATGAAAGCTTCCATTCTGAAAAGTAAGACTTTTGATAAGGTGACATAGAGAAAGAGTTAGCGGCTGAGATGTTGAAAAACAGCTTTACAGCCTACAGGGTGCATACGAGCCTTATATGCAATGCTTGTTTGTGAGAACGAAACATCAGGCATGAATGCGGCTCATTTCAACTTTTTCTGCCAGTACTTTCATTGCTGCCAGCATTCTTCTGTTTGCCACAGCTATTAATACAGAAATGAACCTCCATTGTATCCATGGCTTAAAAAAGTGTGAGAATCATTTCAAGTTCAACTTATAAATGAACAAAATTGCGACTTGTGATTAAACTCTGTAATGTTATAGCACACTGTATACATACCGTTCAGAAATGGCTTCTCCATCGGGGTCAAGCATCACCATGCGTAATGTGCGATTAATGTAAAGTACACGGCACAATGCTGATGCCACAACAAAGTTGACTTTGCAATGAGAGAGATCAAAACGTTCCAAGGAGGTGTTAAGGGCGAGCCCAGCTGAAATATCTTCAACCGCTAACTCGCTGAGGGTGCAGTGAGAAATCACCAAGCTCCGAAGACCAGAATTCGTTGCCAATGCCGCCCCTAAAGCTGCACCATGTTCCCTTCCAAACGTTTTTTGGCTGTGTTCGTAGCCACTCAAAACTAGGTGCTTTAAGGTGCCGTTGAACTTCAATGCATCCAGCAGTTCTATGACGTCCAAGCTTAGACTCTCATAATGTAGCTCCAACAGCGACGCATTAGTTTTGACACACCTGCTGAGGGCACCCAAAAGTCCTCGCCTGCGTTCGCCCCCAAACTGATCACGAAGATGGAGCTTCTGAATATTCTTGGATGACAGTAGCAATCGACCCAAATCGTCAACACCGGTTGTCGTCAAGTTGACATCAAATGAAAGCTCAGTGAGATGAGTGCAATTTGAGATAGCTCTGATCAGCCTGTCGGAGATTCCGGCGGATACAATCTGACGTGCGGCGGAAACCACAAGTTTCTGCAGCCCCTCTGAATTCGCTGCGAGGAGTTGCTCGAGTTTCGATACGTAATTGCAGGTGATGATGGCGCGTTCAATGATCAAGCCTTTGAGTGCGCTGACGCGACCCAGGCCGCACAAGAGAATGTTCCAGTCGGTATCGACGATTCCGGAAATCTCGAGGTACTGCACGTTGCATTCTGGCTGTTGTGGCCACCAATCAGCTCCGAGCAGGGGCCTTACTGGGGCTTTCTGATGAGGCAAATTCTCCTGACGAAGGCTTATCCTTCTGATGCACTTGTGTTGCCGAGGGAGATAGGCCAGCAAGAAAGCTGCGCTGTGGACCGCTGCTTTGTCCCTGGGTATACCGTCATCGGCAAGGAAGACAGCGCGCAAAGACTCTAGGCACAAGTTCCCAGGCTCCTCCTCCCTCAAGTTGAGACGGCAGTATCGCAAAGCACTGTTCCAGCTTGTCAACACATCACACAGCCAGCAGTCGTTTGACGAAGAGGCCGTGCAAGCTCTTCTGAAGCCTGGCATATCCGCGTACAGCGGAGTCGGGTGCGGCGCCATCCTATGGTAGTAGGTAGTGGGGTACGCCATGACTGACTACGTTCACAGCCAGTTCACCCGGAATCACCACGCATTACCTTACGACCCGCTCTTCTGCACACGTTTGGTTTGACACGTTCTGCACTCTTGAAGGCGGCGAACCAAGTCGGTCATGGAAGTTCATCCAGCTTTGTTCGCGTCTTGCAAGAAGTCATGCGGCTTCGGTGAACGaaacaaatttagaaaaaggTTGAGGCAAACTTTGTTTAACTGATTAGTTGACGTGTGCTGCGTTGACATGCAACAGGTAGTCCGCGGTTCCGGTTGTTCCGCTGGATTCCGACGTTCTGTCGGcgcgctttgaaaaaaaaaaccaaaaaacaacAAAGTACCAGTGTTGCCAATTCAAAAATAAACCCTCGGCAGGAACTCTTAAAACCCGCTAAAAACAGCGGCATGTAATTTTTGTGCCAAAAAGTTCATTTTTGTACACTTTATTCAATCTGTAAACAAATATAactaaaaaatttaaaaagaacaGAAAGCACTCGTTCTTTTCCGACTAAAGGTCGTCGACTACAGTATTTTTTATCGACTAGAGAGTGCGTACTTCACGTTAAAGTTCAAAAAGTGCTTTTTAAGAAGTTTAAAAAATGTAAAGTACTGAGTAGACACTGCTAAGTCCTGACTGACTGCAGGCACAATCACAGATAGATGTCTGCTTCATCTGCAAGCGACTGTCCACTCGTACCGCTGGTACCAGGTCCAGGTGGGCTTCCAGCGCTGCTGCCAGCGTATGCCTCCATAGTGCCGGTCTTTTGAACTACATTTGGTGGCAGTTCGTAGTTTGAGCAGCATTTACCTCCGGAGTCCGGCTCAAATAGTCAAGATGGCATTCGTCATCTCTGTTGACAACCTGTTCCTCTACATTTGATAATGTTCAACTGACTGAACAAGCGTTCAATCTCTGCGTTGGACCATGGCAGCACCAGCATGGATAGAGCAAACTCGGCCAATTCGGAGAGGGATTTTTGTCCGAAGCATCCCTGTACTTGTTGACTTCGTCCCAGAATGCAACTGTGCTCGCACGGTTGTTCCAGCCATCGCCTCCTCTGGGAAGATTCCTGCCATGTGCGCCAAAAACCTGCTGCCCTTACCTTTCCCCTTTTTCTCCTTTCCACTTGATGTAGTAGCTAGCGATCCTTGTGGCGGCCGCTTGCAACATATGCGTGCATGCGCACATCACCGCGCGGTCGTGGCGCGCCcgcgctgtagcagacgacgtctCTGCGCTAGACGGCGCCTTCCGCGCGTTTTCGACTGTATAATAAGCAAACGGAAACATAAGCACGCAAAACTGAAAGTAAAAAGTCGCAAATATATGCAAGTGGCCAGAACACAACGAGTTCGCTCAAATACAATTGAACAGACGGGTCGCGCCGCACTTGTCAAGCAGCTAGAGAAGCGCCGCCGATGTCCGCTACTGGCTGCTACCGCCGCGGCACCTCACCACCCTGACCAGCCTCCCGCATTGTCGCAGATAGGAAAGTAGCTAACAACCGTCCGCAACTTAGGGCACGGCGGCTACAATAGGTGagcgagcgacgccgcaggcatctTTCTAGAGGAGGCAATGTTCCAGCTGACGAGAGTGAGCTTCTCCCATTGCAGTTTAATGGCAGCGATTTTTTCTCGTGGCAGATCTAGGAATTCCATAAGGGGCACCAATGAGTCTTTAACTACGCGAAGTGCGTTCCCAGTTGAGAGCAGGGAAACTTGTCTGAGTATTCGGACGTTGTCAGGTTATCTTTGCTGGAGCTGTTTCGGGAGATGAGACAGAAATCCGACGCACCGCTGTCTAAATACGTGTTCGACATCTCTCGAAAAACCAGCCTTTCTCAGCTCTTGCAGCTTTTTTTCAGTCTCGTAGCCGAGGTCCGACGTCATATTGACATAGCCGTCGATGCTTAACTGAGTGGGTCTACTCGGCACGTAGGCGCGACCGCGTTTCAACTGACAGCCACCTGGTTTGGCAAGACTGCACTATCTTAAGCGGATCGTGTCCGTCGTTGAGTCTTCGATAGAGTTCGCGGTAAGACAGCTGTCTTGGTGGTGACCGAGAAAACTAGTTGTAAATTTCGCTGACCAAATATTCGATATTTCTCGGAAGTGCTTCCGCCACGGCACTCGAAACCGCCAAGTGCAGCGAATGGCAAACACATCTGACCAACAAGAGATTAGGAACATCCATCCTAAGCTTCTGATACACCCCGTTGTTGACACCTACCGTCACACTGGCGTTGTCTGTCCCTATTcccatcattctgcgcaagtCAATTCCAAAATGAGCCAGGCACCTTTTCACTGCATCAACGATTGACTGAGCTTTCGAGTCGTCGAGTTTGACTGAAGTCAGAAAGGTCGAAATTACTTTGCCCATCTTTTCGCTGTAGTACACAATGACGACGCCCAATAGCTTGGTCACAGAAATATCCGTTGACTCATCAAGAATCGGGCTGTATCTCCCAGATCCCAAGTCGGACAGCAAATCCTCAGTGAAGTGAGGAAGACGTTCTTGATCAAAGCACTGCACTTTGATCGGTGTAGCTGGAGATGCTTAGCTGCCTCGCTGTCGCGAAACTGGCTGCGACACAACTCACCAAGGTGATCTGATGCAAAAACTGCGGAGTGCGCGCATACGAACAACGCAAGGCACCCTTCGGCAGCGCGTGACTTGTCACACTTTCGATTTACAACTTCTAGAGTCGTCTGCCTTCCGGAAGAAAACGGCGCTGCAGCCGAGAGGTGCTTCTTCGTTGTGGTGTGCGCGACCAAATCCACATGCTTGGCAGAAAGCTCCGTCTTGTAGTAGCGGCGTCGCGCTCGCCTGGCATCGTTTCAAACTTCCAGTAACCAGTTTATAAGCTTAGGGTCCTGCAGCCACTCTTTCCTGAACTTTTGTACATACTTCACAGGTCCCATTTCGCCCGGCAGATTCGAGAACTTTGTTCAAAAGTGCCGCAGAAATCGATACAATACTAGGCATCTCAGCGACGTAATGCGCTCACAGCGACATGGTGACGTTTTCTCGCAGAAGAGAGTAGAATTTTTAAGAAACGTTTAATATTCAGAAATGAAAGACATAGAATTTCCAACACCCACAAAAAAAGAGCCAACAGGGCTTAAAAACTGCCAAAAATTCCTCCTCCCGCAATACAGGAATTTCGATACACTTTTGATTGACAGCtttagtgtgacacttttctgcgaacatctccgctggcgagtcatgagcctattcGCCTTAATATTCAGGAATTTTGTTggtgttggggagggggggggggttcgtttACGAACACAGCCCCGCATGATGTGGTCAAGGCTGGCTCAGGCTGGACAGAAATTACAAGCTGAGGAGGGGTTGGGTGGACGAAGTGGCGGAAGGTAGGAGCGGAGCCTACCGTCGTCCTCTGGCGGAATGGCGGCGGGCGCCTGGAGGCCATCGTGGCGTTGGCGGCTTCCGCGGACACGACGGCGGCACCAGCAGCGCGGGCGACCGGTTTCACGGTGTCCCGGTCCGAGAAGTTGGAGCCGAAGAAGAGCACCAGCAGTGTGACGACGCCGGCCACGAGTGCGAACAAGGCGCCCTTGGCGAACAGGTCATCCTCCTGGTACCAGGTGGTCGTGGTAGTCTTCCGACCGGACATGGTCACGCAGCGAGTATAGAAGAGTAGGGCTGACACTGCTGCTTTCGCGACAGCTATAGGTCTCCGTTGTCCAGATGCCCAACGGCAGCTAAGGGAACGGCAGGGAATTCTTCCGATGGTGACTTCGCCACGAATGTAACGCCAAATGAAAATGGCGATGAGCTACCCGGTGCGCACAAGATGCGCtgcgctttctcttctttgacaGAAAGAGtgccgcgtcggctgcgtttttatagaggaaaaacgctaaggcgcccgtgtgctgtgcgatgtcagtgcacgttaaagatccccaggtggtggtcATTATTCAGTAGCCCTCCACAACAGCCCATCCatcttgttgttgttagcctatcaaaagatggcacatacccacactgggggatcggccaagaatctcagtccctcctttttaTCACTTGTCTTATGGCGCGgacgcttcaggtgtccgcccagatgtgagacaggtactgcgctgtTTATGAagaaattttttcatataatgtaagatttcactataacgatcAAAATACCCGCAgttcacccgacggcagtctcgtTTTTTTTCCTATTCATATTTTTGCTACCCTCAAAAGcgtttcccattttttttttgtggcagtcctaactgtttgatgcgattgctggaaacactttaaaagaaagattttgctacatagaATAATGGACATTttgcttcaatatttctataaatGTCCCTTACAATTTtagaaattttcaaaatttttgcccgagaaagccggACTTGATGGGCTTAACCCACGGAGCTCCGAATGATGTGCGGTTTGGTGACCAATGCTGGCACAACGGAAACAGCAGTAGTGCACAATGATTCCACATTCATAGCATGTGAGCAGATTTAAGTGCCCCGAtagatattttttcttgttttcgtttgttGTTTTACTGCGAAGGCAGTGCTACGGAACCAAGCACCCCGTGATTACGATCGCTATTGAAATGAAGCCTCCAGCCCAAGCTTGTGCCCACCATTCTACCCTCCACTGTCACCAGCTCGCGTCATTGAGGGCGCCAGCATCACCCGAGACTTGCGCGGCGAGCTAGAGGATCGGCTTCCTAGatgccgccattttgtcgttCTCGCAGTGCTCGCAGCGCCGCGGTGCAGCCTTTCTCAATGCAATGAAACACATCAGCTGCCATTTCTAGACTTCTATGGTCCTGACAACGGCTGTCAGAAACAATTAAAATTCGAAATTGCCCACATTTTTACCCTGAAAGACTGCCATGTTGCGTTGGCGCTTGTAGGAATAAAAAAGAAGGTCGCGGAAAGCGCGAGGCCAGTTAAGCACGGGGCGAGACAACCGTTGTTTAGCTAACAATGTGTCCTTTAATATTGTGTAACTGCTCTACGTGTAGAACGGAACACAGGCCCCCAAAACTGAACACGCGAAAGCTCTGTACTAAGTAGCCTGTACATTAAAGATGGCTTCACAAGGAAAGGTACTTGGTGTGAAGCTCTTTGCACTCTTGaaattttttaaacatttttttattttctatttgcaGTACATTACATGGTTACAGGTATATATAAGAAAGTGTGTTGGGACAGGGGAAGAAGATTGAAAGATAAAACATCCCAGCCTCTGCCACTGTGTATAACGGGCACACTGGTAACGTACTTTCACGAGTAAAAAAGATAGCATTACTTATGTGCCATAGGAACGGCAGataaaaagaaaagcaataaaagaGAAATGTAGAGTAATAGGATGCAATACACAGCAGCTAAGGACAGAGCTGCATTAATTATCTAGGAATCCAAATATGTGCTGCTTTAACATTTTTTTAACCTTATACAATGGCATTAGTGATTTCAGTGGACATATCAAAGAAGTGATTTGTTTGCCATAATTAGTCTGTGCTATGGCTTGGCACGAAATTGTTTAGCAAAGCATACATGTCTTATATTACAATCATTATATTCTCAGGAACCAAATTTACACAAATATATTAACTGAATACCTGAAATATGTCTAGCCTTTCAAGAGCGGCGATACACAGTGAACTGAACAAAGGCACAGATGAGAAAGAGATGATTTTATACTAAGATAcaacccaaaaaaaaaaaacagcagttgctaacccTCGGCTACGGTCAGCGGCCTACTGTACTACTTTGccagccagtcacaaaagtaaatgaaatcagctttttaatgtttgactttattaaacaagccaagtatcaaaattctagagcttataacttttttgtGATTAGTTTCTTGTTATGGTAACAAGAGTAGCCTTAACAATGGACtattttttttgtcgtggaggaatttcgtgtggcggtcctgaatgtgggcggagtttCACTGCAGACTGAAGTTGTATCAGACCATAAGCACTTTTTTTACatagaaatgacaaaaaaaaccTTTGCCAAAGCCAACCTCTGGCAGAAAAGGCATAGCAATTTTAGAAGGTTGGTACCACAATAAAAGACGGCCATTCCTTGGCGGTCCTCTGCCACAGTCAATGCCTAATCACATCAGACACCCTGAGGTACGCAGTAATCGCATTCCAGCACTCGCTATTCAAATCGTCAACTTGCATATGTCCGCTAGGGTAGCAGCAGAGGTCCTGACACACCACCCCAGTTATGAAAAGATAGTTACTCCTTATGAAATGCTTTGCAGATTGCACCATTGCTGCAGCTTCTGCCCGAGATTTTCCAGACGCTGCTGCAACACGCTGAACGAAGCAAGGCAGTCCTTGCAGCGATTCAAAAGTCTCTGCTCGCCGTCTGCTGATGCAGGTCTCAAGCACAAACTGCACTGCACAGTTCCAGCTGCTTAGGTTCCGGTCCACGCATTCATCGACAGCTATGGTTGAGCAACTGACAATATCCCTTTCACGAACAATGGAAAAATGAGTTAAAGTACGGTTTTCCTTAAGCCCACTGGCAATGACATCTACACACGATAGATCTACATTAATGCAGTTGAGCAGCAGTTCCTCTAGAGTATCGTTCTTGGACAAAATCTCTGAAAGAGactctgctgctttggtgctcaAATAGTCGATGCTCAAGGAAAGTTTTGTTACGGTCCTGTTCTCTAACAAAGCTTTGGCCACAAAGATGCAAGCTCCAGAGGAGATACTGTCTTCTTGCAAGCTGAGGCTCACAATGGACTGGTTCTTGCGGATCGCTTCATGCACATGATGATGTCTTGCCTGGGTGAAGTTGGAATCAATGAATTTCACAGAGAGTGACTGCACGGTGCTCGAGACGAGCGCTAAGCACACCTGTGAGAGTGACTCAATCGAGAAACGACTGGAGTCAATATGACATTCTAGTGGACAAAGTGACGGCTGCTGCAGCGCATTTACAAGGCTCGGCATGCTGGTCTCGTCCCAGGGCATCCCCACACGGTGGTAGCAATTGGCTGCTGCCACCTGCTCGGAAAGCCTGGCCCTGCAAGGAGAAGCATTTGTGCACCaattagtttttttgttttttttcacaagCAGTGTGCACTTAGTACAGCTCTGGCATTGAACAACAGGAGGGAAGCTCTCTAAATGTTCAGATTAGTTTTATGTGAATTTAGTGAGCAAACCAAGTAATCTTGTCATCAA
This portion of the Amblyomma americanum isolate KBUSLIRL-KWMA chromosome 10, ASM5285725v1, whole genome shotgun sequence genome encodes:
- the LOC144106193 gene encoding uncharacterized protein LOC144106193 isoform X1: MAYPTTYYHRMAPHPTPLYADMPGFRRACTASSSNDCWLCDVLTSWNSALRYCRLNLREEEPGNLCLESLRAVFLADDGIPRDKAAVHSAAFLLAYLPRQHKCIRRISLRQENLPHQKAPVRPLLGADWWPQQPECNVQYLEISGIVDTDWNILLCGLGRVSALKGLIIERAIITCNYVSKLEQLLAANSEGLQKLVVSAARQIVSAGISDRLIRAISNCTHLTELSFDVNLTTTGVDDLGRLLLSSKNIQKLHLRDQFGGERRRGLLGALSRCVKTNASLLELHYESLSLDVIELLDALKFNGTLKHLVLSGYEHSQKTFGREHGAALGAALATNSGLRSLVISHCTLSELAVEDISAGLALNTSLERFDLSHCKVNFVVASALCRVLYINRTLRMVMLDPDGEAISERARLSEQVAAASCYHRVGMPWDETSMPSLVNALQQPSLCPLECHIDSSRFSIESLSQVCLALVSSTVQSLSVKFIDSNFTQARHHHVHEAIRKNQSIVSLSLQEDSISSGACIFVAKALLKNRTVTKLSLRIDYLSTKAAESLSEILSKNDTLEELLLNCINVDLSCVDVIASGLKENRTLTHFSIVRERDIVSCSTIAVDECVDRNLSSWNCAVQFVLETCISRRRAETFESLQGLPCFVQRVAAASGKSRAEAAAMVQSAKHFIRSNYLFITGVVCQDLCCYPSGHMQVDDLNSECWNAITAYLRVSDVIRH
- the LOC144106193 gene encoding uncharacterized protein LOC144106193 isoform X2, with protein sequence MSGRKTTTTTWYQEDDLFAKGALFALVAGVVTLLVLFFGSNFSDRDTVKPVARAAGAAVVSAEAANATMASRRPPPFRQRTTGQAFRAGGSSQLLPPCGDALGRDQHAEPCKCAAAAVTLSTRMSY